One genomic window of Diospyros lotus cultivar Yz01 chromosome 8, ASM1463336v1, whole genome shotgun sequence includes the following:
- the LOC127808415 gene encoding transcription factor HEC1-like, with protein sequence MDLNFLKSSACEDEQMDMLMMMHMDKVSELFGPQDVVPDQIPVPELLGGSTITSTGNYCAVGSQTLGSRPVKEPAAAALPFPANSSAGRCSDSGESLAASRRAMREMIFRIAAMQPIHIDPEAVKPPKRRNVKISNDPQSVAARRRRERISERIRILQRLVPGGTKMDTASMLDEAIHYVKFLKAQVKSLERAPAATAHKPTGMRFPPPAADGSYQFPQPYSDAY encoded by the coding sequence ATGGATCTTAACTTTTTAAagtcatctgcatgtgaagatgaACAGATGGATATGCTTATGATGATGCACATGGATAAGGTGTCAGAACTCTTTGGACCACAGGACGTCGTTCCAGATCAGATTCCGGTGCCGGAGCTTCTTGGAGGAAGTACCATCACCAGCACCGGCAACTATTGTGCCGTTGGTTCACAAACATTAGGAAGCCGGCCTGTTAAGGAACCAGCCGCGGCGGCGCTACCTTTCCCTGCCAATTCAAGTGCGGGGAGGTGTTCAGATTCCGGCGAGTCACTCGCTGCCAGTAGACGTGCGATGAGGGAGATGATATTCCGGATAGCGGCAATGCAGCCAATTCACATTGATCCGGAAGCCGTGAAGCCTCCGAAGCGGCGGAACGTGAAGATATCGAACGACCCTCAAAGCGTGGCGGCTCGCAGGCGTAGGGAGAGGATCAGCGAGAGAATCAGGATACTTCAGAGGCTTGTTCCCGGTGGGACAAAAATGGACACCGCCTCTATGTTGGATGAAGCTATTCACTACGTCAAGTTCTTGAAAGCCCAGGTGAAATCTCTGGAGCGGGCGCCGGCAGCGACGGCTCATAAGCCAACCGGGATGAGGTTCCCGCCGCCGGCGGCGGACGGTAGCTACCAGTTCCCTCAGCCGTATTCGGATGCTTATTAG